Proteins encoded together in one Rossellomorea sp. y25 window:
- a CDS encoding TetR/AcrR family transcriptional regulator gives MFKTLNLDPEKEERIINAATQVFAKNSYQNASTNEIVKEAKISKGILFHYFNSKKDLYVSLYEHLADLFTEKIYERIDWNERDIFVTIRAVTLIKFELFAVYPHLINFLTSAFIEEAPEVKDDIEQIKAKMVENSFAKLFSNIDTTKFKEGVDVKKAIQIIYWTFEGIANQQQQKAKTLSVEEIKQEEVLAEVDSYIELLKASFYK, from the coding sequence TTGTTTAAAACATTGAACTTAGATCCTGAGAAAGAAGAAAGGATCATTAATGCAGCAACTCAAGTTTTTGCGAAGAATAGTTACCAAAATGCCTCAACAAACGAGATCGTCAAGGAAGCAAAGATATCAAAGGGAATTTTATTTCATTATTTTAATAGCAAAAAGGATTTGTATGTCTCACTGTATGAACATCTAGCTGACTTATTCACTGAGAAGATTTATGAGCGTATTGACTGGAACGAGCGCGATATTTTCGTTACGATTCGCGCAGTAACGTTGATAAAGTTTGAGCTTTTTGCCGTTTACCCACATCTGATAAATTTTCTTACTAGTGCATTTATCGAAGAAGCACCGGAAGTAAAAGATGATATCGAACAGATTAAAGCCAAAATGGTGGAGAACAGCTTTGCAAAATTATTTTCGAACATAGATACAACTAAATTCAAAGAAGGCGTCGATGTGAAAAAAGCGATTCAAATTATTTATTGGACGTTTGAAGGAATTGCCAATCAACAACAGCAAAAAGCTAAGACACTATCCGTAGAAGAAATTAAACAAGAAGAAGTGCTGGCTGAAGTTGATTCCTACATCGAATTATTGAAGGCATCATTTTACAAATAG
- the mgtE gene encoding magnesium transporter, whose protein sequence is MTLSMTENEITLAIIQSLKDGKKNAFLEIIEELQPYDIAQQYSNVPSKHQNKFLLFLTLEQLTEFIQEIDKENQLVVLQKLGIEKSTKVLDLMENDNLATLLTDLEPEKIEELLSEMNQEESQVVMNLMNYPPETAGRIMNNRYVWIPKDYTVREAVDKLKDFAELAEYLNYLYVIDEEKKLIGVISYKDLLLGELQDKIETIMYSRVVKVDVYTDQEEVAKMISRYDFITIPVIEEDGKLAGVITVDDIIDVVIQEANEDIEKLSASGKSIDFNTKPLVAAYRRLPWLILLLFIGLVSGSIINMFSATLEQVVALAFFMPMIAGMTGNTGTQSLAVVVRGLVSNDLDFGQVLKLIIRELSVGIIIGVTCAVMISIIAFVWQGNVILGAVVGSSLLITLVIGTLAGTIIPLILYKFNVDPAVASGPLITTINDILSLMIYFGIATMFITRLM, encoded by the coding sequence ATGACGTTGTCGATGACTGAAAATGAAATCACACTTGCCATTATCCAAAGCCTCAAAGACGGTAAAAAAAATGCGTTTCTCGAAATAATAGAAGAATTGCAGCCTTATGACATAGCTCAGCAATACTCAAATGTACCTTCTAAACACCAAAACAAATTCCTATTATTTTTAACATTAGAGCAATTAACTGAATTCATTCAGGAAATCGATAAAGAAAATCAATTAGTGGTGTTACAAAAGCTGGGAATTGAAAAATCAACCAAAGTCCTGGACTTAATGGAAAACGATAATCTGGCTACTTTATTAACAGACCTTGAACCTGAGAAGATTGAAGAACTCTTGTCAGAGATGAATCAAGAGGAATCTCAAGTCGTTATGAATTTAATGAATTACCCCCCAGAAACGGCTGGTAGAATAATGAACAACCGCTATGTATGGATTCCAAAGGACTATACAGTCCGTGAGGCGGTTGATAAACTGAAGGATTTCGCCGAATTGGCTGAATACCTTAACTACCTGTATGTGATCGATGAAGAAAAGAAACTAATCGGCGTTATTTCTTACAAAGATTTGTTACTAGGGGAACTGCAGGATAAAATTGAAACGATTATGTACAGCAGAGTGGTAAAAGTAGATGTCTATACTGACCAGGAAGAAGTAGCAAAAATGATTAGTCGATATGATTTCATTACGATCCCGGTCATTGAGGAAGATGGGAAATTGGCTGGTGTCATTACCGTTGACGATATTATCGATGTGGTCATTCAAGAAGCAAATGAAGACATAGAAAAGTTATCAGCTTCAGGAAAATCAATTGACTTCAATACCAAACCATTAGTAGCTGCCTATCGTCGATTACCCTGGTTGATTCTGTTATTATTCATTGGACTCGTTTCAGGAAGCATTATAAATATGTTTTCCGCAACACTAGAGCAAGTCGTGGCACTCGCTTTCTTTATGCCCATGATTGCTGGTATGACGGGCAATACCGGAACTCAATCACTTGCTGTAGTCGTAAGGGGCCTGGTTTCAAATGACTTAGATTTCGGGCAAGTGCTGAAGCTGATCATCCGTGAGCTATCGGTTGGCATCATCATTGGAGTGACATGCGCGGTGATGATATCCATCATTGCATTTGTTTGGCAAGGAAATGTCATATTGGGTGCAGTAGTAGGGAGCTCCTTACTCATCACACTAGTTATTGGAACGTTGGCAGGTACAATTATTCCACTGATTCTATACAAGTTTAATGTTGACCCTGCTGTAGCTTCCGGTCCTTTAATTACAACAATCAACGATATCTTGTCTCTTATGATCTATTTTGGGATTGCTACCATGTTTATTACGAGATTAATGTAA
- a CDS encoding ABC transporter ATP-binding protein: MNVIEINELTKTYGKSRGITDISFQVKEGEIFGFIGPNGAGKSTTIRTLLSLIHPTSGSAKIFGKDCVEFAPEIAKEVGYLPSEVFYYDNMKVMDLLKYSASFYKKDCTKRIKELAEVLNLDLTKKIDDLSLGNKKKVGIIQGLLHEPKLIILDEPTSGLDPLMQQKFFELLQAENKKGVTILFSSHILSEVQRLCDRVAIIKEGKIVQVEKISTLKENNHKKFKLELKSDVDQSYFELEGVSNLEVNQNHVSFLFRGDINSVMKKISSIQIANLWIEEPDLEEIFMHYYEKEA; encoded by the coding sequence ATGAATGTGATTGAAATTAATGAATTAACGAAAACGTATGGAAAGTCGAGAGGGATTACGGATATCAGTTTCCAAGTAAAAGAAGGGGAAATCTTTGGCTTTATCGGTCCTAACGGGGCAGGGAAATCTACGACGATTCGAACCCTCCTTTCGCTGATTCATCCGACGAGCGGCAGTGCGAAAATATTTGGAAAAGATTGTGTTGAGTTCGCTCCAGAGATTGCGAAGGAAGTTGGATATCTACCATCTGAAGTATTCTATTACGACAATATGAAGGTGATGGACCTCCTCAAGTATTCTGCCAGTTTCTACAAGAAAGACTGCACGAAGAGGATTAAAGAATTGGCCGAAGTGCTGAACTTAGATTTAACGAAGAAGATTGATGATCTCTCACTTGGAAACAAAAAGAAAGTGGGAATCATTCAAGGGTTGCTTCATGAACCTAAACTCATTATCCTCGATGAGCCAACATCAGGACTGGATCCATTAATGCAGCAAAAATTCTTCGAACTGCTTCAAGCTGAAAATAAGAAGGGAGTCACCATTCTATTTTCTTCTCATATATTAAGTGAAGTTCAGCGACTATGCGATCGAGTAGCGATCATTAAAGAAGGAAAAATCGTTCAAGTCGAAAAGATCAGTACGTTAAAAGAAAACAACCATAAAAAATTCAAACTTGAATTAAAAAGTGATGTAGATCAATCATACTTCGAGCTTGAAGGCGTGAGCAATCTTGAAGTGAATCAAAATCATGTCAGCTTCCTGTTCAGGGGGGATATCAACTCGGTGATGAAGAAGATTTCCTCTATCCAAATTGCCAATCTATGGATAGAGGAGCCGGATTTAGAAGAAATCTTCATGCACTATTACGAAAAG
- a CDS encoding spore germination protein — translation MNQLHANLEENLHSISKAIGNSDDVVIRKIKIGKERCMDAGIIYTDGIVDTKSINDFILESLMIDFDYEINDHSEMDLVDRLRDSVVAVGNIQDLNDFETLYSSLFSGHVIVLMNGFKRGVTIDLSGGKDREVSEATQETVVRGPREAFTESLRTNTALIRRKINDYNLWVESKRIGKVTKTQVSVMYIKGIVNDKVLEEVRERLDRIEIDGILESGYIEELIEDKTFSPFPTIYNTERPDVVAACLLEGRVAILVNGTPFVLVVPSLFTQFFQAAEDYYQRWDFSTLIRFLRLISFFIALLAPSIFIAVTTYHHEMIPTPLLISLASQREGVPFPAFVEALMMEVTFEILREGGIRMPRAIGQAVSIVGTLVIGTAAVEAGIVSAAMVIVVSITAIASFVVPSNNMGISIRMIRFIFMGLAASFGIFGITAAFIAMILHLCSLRSFGVPYMSPFGPFNVEDQKDSLFRFPHWGLVSRPHLMNQQNVNREDSPAPTPPDNQ, via the coding sequence GTGAATCAATTACATGCAAACCTAGAAGAAAATCTACATTCCATCTCAAAAGCAATTGGAAATAGTGATGATGTAGTCATAAGGAAAATTAAAATAGGAAAAGAAAGATGTATGGATGCAGGAATCATTTATACAGATGGAATTGTTGACACAAAATCAATCAATGATTTTATCTTAGAATCTCTTATGATCGATTTTGATTATGAAATAAATGATCATTCTGAGATGGATTTGGTGGATCGTTTGAGAGATTCTGTTGTTGCTGTTGGAAATATTCAAGATTTAAATGACTTTGAGACATTATATTCTTCACTCTTTTCTGGGCACGTCATCGTATTAATGAATGGATTTAAGAGAGGAGTCACGATTGATTTAAGTGGAGGAAAGGACAGGGAGGTATCAGAAGCCACTCAGGAAACTGTTGTTAGAGGTCCGAGGGAAGCGTTCACGGAGTCTTTACGGACGAATACAGCTTTGATAAGACGAAAAATCAATGATTATAATCTTTGGGTAGAGTCTAAAAGGATTGGTAAAGTCACAAAAACGCAGGTATCTGTTATGTACATTAAAGGGATCGTCAATGACAAAGTGCTGGAAGAGGTAAGAGAACGTCTTGATCGAATAGAGATCGATGGGATTTTAGAAAGCGGCTATATTGAAGAATTGATTGAAGATAAGACATTCTCTCCATTCCCTACAATATATAACACAGAACGCCCAGACGTAGTTGCCGCTTGCCTATTAGAAGGACGTGTAGCCATCTTGGTAAATGGTACTCCCTTTGTTTTAGTGGTGCCTTCATTATTCACACAGTTTTTCCAAGCTGCTGAAGACTATTATCAAAGGTGGGATTTTAGTACCCTCATACGTTTTCTTCGTTTAATTAGCTTTTTTATTGCTTTATTAGCTCCTTCAATTTTTATTGCTGTTACTACGTATCATCATGAAATGATACCCACCCCACTCCTTATTAGTCTCGCATCTCAGCGTGAAGGTGTTCCATTTCCTGCTTTTGTGGAAGCACTAATGATGGAAGTGACGTTTGAAATATTACGGGAAGGCGGTATAAGAATGCCGAGAGCCATCGGGCAAGCCGTCTCGATTGTTGGCACATTGGTCATTGGAACAGCAGCGGTAGAAGCGGGAATCGTATCCGCTGCAATGGTCATTGTAGTATCTATTACAGCAATCGCGAGTTTCGTTGTACCATCTAACAATATGGGTATCTCCATCAGGATGATTCGTTTTATATTTATGGGGCTGGCTGCGTCATTTGGTATTTTCGGGATTACCGCTGCATTTATAGCAATGATACTCCATTTATGCAGTTTACGTTCGTTCGGCGTTCCTTATATGAGTCCTTTTGGGCCGTTCAATGTTGAAGATCAAAAGGATTCCCTATTCAGATTCCCTCACTGGGGATTGGTTTCACGTCCACATTTAATGAATCAGCAAAATGTGAATCGCGAAGATAGTCCGGCTCCAACCCCGCCAGATAATCAATAA
- a CDS encoding endospore germination permease, with the protein MGVREGCHITTYKINSTQLFVLIFLFELGSSIIVGLGFDANQDAWLVILLAMIGGIILFLLYEYLFKQYPNLPLTEYVEKIVGKYPGKVIAFMYILYFFYIAGRVLRDFGDLLITTTLSQTPLMVINLLMVLLVVYAYYLGIEVIARTGNIFFIILTILASLFFIFVFIDRLPQLEHLQPVLEQGWIPVLKTAFPLTLTFPFGEIIVFTMIFPFLNRKEKVLKTGLFAVIFSGTVLIVTMSVILGVLGPTIGKNTEFPLMEAIEKVNIAQIIQRLDPIALGIFIIGVYFKITLFFFAGMYGFERLFRIKKQKFFLVLTGTALLSSSVFMAEGFTQHLQIGLKVVPLYVHMPFQVYIPLLLFLILVVKRAYKQRSRSLQ; encoded by the coding sequence GTGGGTGTAAGGGAGGGATGTCATATCACAACATACAAAATAAATTCAACCCAGTTATTCGTATTGATTTTCTTGTTTGAATTGGGAAGTTCAATCATCGTCGGACTAGGATTTGATGCAAATCAGGATGCATGGTTGGTGATTCTATTGGCGATGATAGGGGGAATCATTCTTTTCCTTTTGTATGAATACCTTTTTAAACAGTATCCCAATCTTCCACTAACCGAATATGTGGAAAAGATAGTAGGGAAATACCCTGGAAAAGTTATTGCTTTTATGTATATTCTTTATTTTTTCTACATTGCGGGAAGGGTATTGCGGGATTTCGGAGACCTCCTCATCACAACCACACTTAGTCAAACACCATTAATGGTGATCAATTTACTCATGGTACTTTTGGTGGTATACGCTTACTACTTAGGAATCGAGGTTATTGCGAGAACAGGCAATATATTTTTCATTATCTTAACGATCCTCGCTTCATTGTTTTTTATATTCGTATTTATCGATCGCCTCCCGCAATTGGAGCATCTTCAGCCTGTACTTGAGCAAGGCTGGATTCCCGTTTTAAAAACAGCATTTCCCTTAACTTTAACATTCCCTTTCGGCGAAATAATCGTGTTTACAATGATTTTCCCATTCTTAAATCGAAAGGAAAAGGTATTGAAGACAGGGCTTTTTGCAGTAATATTTAGTGGTACAGTACTCATCGTAACCATGAGTGTCATCTTAGGTGTACTCGGGCCAACTATAGGAAAAAACACAGAATTCCCCCTTATGGAAGCAATAGAAAAAGTGAATATTGCCCAAATAATCCAACGTTTAGATCCTATCGCCCTGGGGATTTTCATTATAGGTGTCTATTTTAAAATCACCCTTTTCTTTTTTGCAGGAATGTACGGGTTTGAGAGATTGTTTCGAATCAAGAAGCAAAAATTCTTTTTAGTGCTAACCGGTACAGCCCTTCTTTCAAGCTCGGTTTTTATGGCTGAAGGGTTTACACAGCATCTACAAATAGGACTGAAAGTTGTTCCGTTATATGTACATATGCCATTTCAGGTATATATTCCATTATTATTATTTCTAATTTTGGTAGTGAAAAGAGCATACAAACAAAGGAGTCGTTCATTGCAATAG
- a CDS encoding endospore germination permease: MDNKKIDLPQFTILVTLITIGDSILVLPAIPAALAKQDAWISAILGLLIGLLVVYLLGTVGKLYPHLTLVEYNEKILGKWPGIVVSILFIFYPLLSVAAHVREIGDFTTTHIMTNTPVLMVNLLFVVIIVMGARLGIEVIARSGEIFFFFFTLLFVVFVIALVPLIDLKNVQPILEGGIKPVINGAFTVVAFPFMELVVFLMVLPYVNHQKKIRKSFLIGSLCGGLVLVIIIAFTILILGYDLTQRSFYPTFALAKIIRIGDFLERIEVILAVMWILTTYYKITFYFYILNVALAQIVRIKEYKVLLYPMGMIITVLSIVISPNAAYFNDTISKYWPFYDSTFSVLLPLLLLIVAFLRKKHEKIGYN, from the coding sequence TTGGATAACAAAAAAATAGATCTTCCTCAGTTTACTATACTTGTAACACTCATTACCATTGGAGATTCTATTCTGGTATTACCTGCAATACCAGCTGCATTAGCTAAACAAGACGCCTGGATATCAGCGATTCTCGGATTACTAATTGGTTTACTTGTCGTCTATTTATTGGGTACGGTAGGGAAACTATATCCTCATTTAACATTAGTGGAATATAACGAAAAAATCCTTGGAAAGTGGCCTGGAATTGTTGTTTCGATTCTATTTATTTTTTACCCGCTCCTTTCTGTTGCAGCACATGTAAGAGAAATCGGGGATTTTACAACAACACATATCATGACTAATACACCTGTGTTAATGGTTAACCTGTTATTTGTAGTCATTATCGTCATGGGGGCACGACTGGGTATCGAAGTGATTGCGAGATCAGGAGAAATTTTTTTCTTTTTCTTTACGCTCCTATTTGTAGTATTTGTTATAGCACTTGTTCCATTAATTGATTTGAAGAATGTGCAGCCTATTCTTGAGGGCGGGATAAAACCCGTCATTAACGGTGCCTTTACAGTGGTGGCCTTCCCTTTTATGGAGTTAGTAGTGTTTTTAATGGTATTACCCTATGTAAATCATCAAAAAAAGATCAGAAAAAGCTTTCTCATAGGTTCTTTATGTGGGGGGCTTGTATTAGTCATTATCATTGCTTTTACGATTCTAATTCTGGGATACGATCTTACACAAAGGTCTTTTTATCCTACATTTGCTTTAGCCAAAATAATCAGGATTGGTGATTTTTTGGAAAGGATAGAAGTGATATTAGCCGTCATGTGGATTTTAACCACTTATTATAAGATTACGTTCTATTTTTATATTTTGAACGTAGCATTAGCCCAAATTGTAAGAATAAAGGAATACAAGGTACTCCTCTATCCTATGGGTATGATTATCACTGTACTTTCAATCGTCATTTCTCCAAATGCAGCCTATTTTAATGATACGATTTCAAAATACTGGCCTTTTTATGACAGTACATTTAGCGTATTATTACCTTTGCTTCTATTGATTGTTGCATTCTTAAGAAAAAAACATGAAAAGATAGGTTATAACTAA
- a CDS encoding Ger(x)C family spore germination protein — MIGKTITLLCICLLILFTTGCWNRVELNELAISVGQGIDKEDDKYKVSTQIVIPSEVALKAGATSGIPVTLFTGTEETVFEAMREITTVSPRKIYHSHLRILVIGEELAKEGIGKVLDFYARDHEYRTDFYIVIAKDTTAENILSMLTTIEKIPSNNMLSSLETSEKTWAPTTSVTLHELIRSLVTEGKSPILTGIEIIGDPSIGDNVQNIEQIDPAAYLKYSGIAVFKRDRMLGWLNEEQSRGYNIIMDNVKNTVANVQCPSEGELNFEVIQSKTKVKGDVENGIPKIDVSIEAEGNIGEVKCAIDLTKPKTIYELEKLAEESFIKLTKGTIKTVQEDFGVDIFGFGDIIHRSDPELWKKLKKDWNEKHFTDLEVNVKADIKIRRLGKIGNSFLPEMKE, encoded by the coding sequence ATGATTGGGAAAACAATAACTCTCCTTTGCATTTGTCTTTTGATTCTTTTTACTACAGGTTGTTGGAACCGGGTTGAGTTAAATGAACTGGCCATAAGTGTAGGACAAGGAATCGATAAAGAGGATGATAAATACAAAGTATCTACACAAATTGTTATTCCAAGTGAAGTTGCTTTAAAAGCAGGTGCGACTTCTGGAATACCCGTAACCCTCTTTACAGGGACAGAAGAAACCGTATTTGAAGCAATGCGGGAAATAACGACCGTCAGTCCGAGAAAGATTTATCATTCTCATCTCCGAATCCTTGTCATCGGGGAAGAACTGGCCAAAGAAGGAATAGGGAAAGTGTTGGATTTTTATGCAAGGGACCATGAATATCGGACGGATTTCTATATCGTCATTGCCAAGGACACGACTGCTGAGAATATATTATCTATGTTAACTACAATTGAGAAAATACCCTCAAATAATATGCTGTCTTCTCTGGAAACTTCAGAGAAGACATGGGCACCAACAACTTCCGTTACCTTACATGAACTTATCCGGAGCTTGGTGACAGAAGGAAAGAGTCCTATACTGACAGGTATTGAAATTATTGGTGATCCTTCTATTGGAGATAATGTTCAGAACATTGAACAAATTGATCCTGCAGCCTATTTAAAATATTCCGGAATAGCGGTATTCAAGAGAGATCGAATGTTGGGATGGTTAAACGAGGAACAGAGCAGAGGGTATAACATCATAATGGATAATGTAAAAAACACGGTGGCTAATGTCCAGTGTCCGAGTGAAGGGGAATTGAATTTCGAAGTTATACAGTCAAAAACGAAAGTGAAAGGAGACGTAGAAAATGGAATACCCAAGATTGATGTTTCGATCGAGGCAGAAGGAAATATAGGGGAAGTGAAATGTGCCATTGATTTAACAAAACCTAAAACTATTTATGAGTTAGAGAAGCTAGCAGAGGAAAGTTTTATAAAACTTACTAAAGGAACAATCAAAACGGTTCAGGAAGATTTCGGAGTGGATATTTTCGGATTCGGGGATATCATTCATCGTTCTGACCCTGAATTATGGAAAAAGCTTAAAAAGGATTGGAATGAAAAACACTTCACAGACCTTGAAGTGAATGTGAAAGCTGATATAAAAATTCGCCGTTTAGGTAAGATAGGAAACTCATTTTTACCTGAAATGAAGGAGTGA